Proteins encoded by one window of Sus scrofa isolate TJ Tabasco breed Duroc chromosome 12, Sscrofa11.1, whole genome shotgun sequence:
- the LOC110256036 gene encoding uncharacterized protein LOC110256036, whose translation MEVGTSGRRVGARGAICWFASGVSGLRGGVTEMLLPGGDTPPHAHHGPSPCQTRRDIPPQHSTHAQNRTPSQISQSDLCPAWPRITQAIRRNQGGQWKPRLPFVSHPCLVGVGGVWLGVCFPAVGWTGLGTGFPCHLPWPFPSFFPSGWDVSRAHVPRSPAQAPYLLIASGPLLSWMCCRLPPGPGLHPARVASSPPSTGAGPGGNSLVNMLPTERHRPPRKPRLGTQLSGQRRARRRLTTNAC comes from the exons ATGGAGGTAGGGACTAGTGGGCGGAGGGTGGGAGCCAGAGGCGCCATTTGCTGGTTTGCCTCTGGGGTCAGTGGCCTGCGTGGTGGGGTTACAGAGATGCTCCTCCCTGGGGGAGACACACCCCCTCACGCACACCACGGGCCGTCTCCCTGCCAGACACGCAGGGACATCCCCCCCCAGCACTCCACCCATGCCCAGAACAGAACACCCAGCCAGATTTCCCAGTCTGACCTTTGCCCAGCGTGGCCTAGAATCACCCAGGCCATCAGGAGGAACCAAGGGGGCCAGTGGAAGCCCAGGCTGCCGTTTGTCTCCCATCCCTGCCTTGTTGGTGTGGGGGGGGTCTGGCTGGGTGTCTGCTTTCCTgctgtgggatggactgggctgGGGACGGGGTTCCCATGTCATCTTCCTtggcccttcccctccttcttcccaAGTGGCTGGGATGTCTCACGGGCCCACGTCCCCCGCTCTCCAGCACAGGCTCCGTACCTGCTGATTGCCAGTGGGCCTCTCCTGTCCTGGATGTGCTGCAGGCTTCCCCCAGGACCTGGCCTGCACCCAGCTAGGGTTGCCAG CAGCCCCCCTTCCACAGGTGCTGGACCTGGAGGCAACTCCTTAGTAAACATGCTGCCCACTGAACGCCATCGGCCCCCCAGGAAGCCACGCCTGGGGACTCAACTGTCCGGACAGCGCAGAGCACGAAGAAGACTCACAACCAATGCCTGCTAA
- the CA4 gene encoding carbonic anhydrase 4 precursor (The RefSeq protein has 1 substitution compared to this genomic sequence) — protein MWLLLALLVLAAARPWARAESHWCYQTQVEPSNFTCLGPDKWGSSCQKDNQSPINIATAKAQVDPKLGDFHFSGYDTKQKWAIQNNGHSVMVLLEDKATISGGGLAARYRAKQLHLHWSNVLDMGSEHSFDGERFAMEMHIVHEKESGTSKNKNQDHKDDIAVLAFMVEAGYKKNNNFQPLVEALTYIPRPNMNTMMNQSFSISDLLPKKESLKHYFRYLGSLTTPDCDEKVVWTVFQEPIQLHENQILTFSEKLYYDKEQKVSMTDNIRPLQPRGQRQVFKSQAPGQLLPLPLPTLLAPVLTCLVAVFLP, from the exons ATGTGGCTGCTGCTGGCGCTCCTGGTCCTCGCCGCCGCCCGGCCCTGGGCCCGCGCAG AGTCACACTGGTGCTACCAGACTCAAGTTGAGCCCTCCAACTTCACCTGCTTGG ggCCAGACAAGTGGGGTAGTAGCTGCCAGAAGGACAACCAGTCACCCATCAACATTGCCACTGCCAAGGCACAGGTGGACCCAAAGCTGGGAGACTTCCACTTCTCCGGCTACGACACGAAGCAGAAGTGGGCTATCCAAAACAACGGGCACTCGG TGATGGTGTTGCTGGAGGACAAGGCCACGATTTCTGGAGGAGGACTGGCAGCCCGGTACCGGGCCAAGCAGCTGCACCTGCACTGGTCCAATGTGCTGGATATGGGCTCAGAGCACAGCTTCGATGGGGAACGCTTCGCCATGGAG ATGCACATCGTGCATGAGAAAGAGAGTGGTACATCCAAGAACAAGAACCAGGACCACAAGGACGACATCGCAGTGCTGGCCTTCATGGTGGAG GCCGGatgcaagaaaaataataacttccAGCCCCTGGTGGAGGCGCTGACCTACATCCCGAGACCTA ATATGAATACCATGATGAACCAGAGCTTCAGCATCTCAGACCTGCTCCCCAAGAAGGAGAGCCTGAAGCACTACTTCCGCTATCTGGGCTCCCTCACCACACCAGACTGCGACGAGAAGGTGGTCTGGACAGTGTTCCAGGAGCCCATCCAGCTCCACGAGAACCAG ATCCTCACATTCTCCGAGAAGCTGTACTACGACAAAGAGCAGAAAGTGTCAATGACAGACAACATCAGGCCCCTGCAGCCCCGGGGACAGCGCCAGGTTTTCAAGTCCCAGGCTCCAGGACAGCTGCTTCCGCTGCCGCTGCCCACCCTGCTGGCGCCCGTGCTCACCTGCCTGGTGGCAGTCTTCCTCCCCTGA